The following is a genomic window from Egibacteraceae bacterium.
GTACGTCAGCCACCCGGGCACCTACTCGATCGCCAAGGCCGGGCGGGTGCTCGGCTGGTCGCCACAGGTCAGCCTGGAGGAGGGCATGGAGCGCACCACCGAGTGGCTGGCCGAGACGGGTCTGCTGCCCCGCCCGCCAGAGGACGACGTCGGCGATGCGGGTTAGCATGCCCTGATGGCCCTGACCGAGCAGATCCAGTCCGACCTCACCGCCGCCATGAAGGCCCGTGACACCGCCACGACCGCGGCGTTGCGCGGCGTCGTGGCCGCCATCCGCAACGCCCGTGTGGCCGCGGGCCAGTCCGGTGACCTGACCGACGAGCAGACCGTCGAGCTGCTCGGCCGCGAAGCCAAGAAGCGCGCCGAGGCGGCCGAGGCCTTCGAGGGGGCCGGACGCGCGGAGCAGGCCGCAAAGGAGCACGCGGAGCTGGCGGTGATCCGCCGCTACCTGCCCGAGCCCCTCGACGAGGCCGAGCTGCACGCCATCGTGGACGAGGCCATCGCGACCACCGGCGCCGACGGGATGGGCGACCTCGGCCAGGTCATGAGCGCGGTCATGCCGCAGGTCAAGGGCCGCGCCGACGGCAAGCAGGTCAGCGCGCTGGTCCGGGCGCGCCTGCAGGCATGACCCGGCCCGCCCGGGACGGTCGCGCGGAGCGGGGCCGCCGCCACCGCAGGTTCGTGCCGGTGCCCACGCTGGTGGTCGCGCTCGCACTCGCCGCGTGCAGCGGCGAGGCGCCCGAGCCGCAGTCCGCAACCGACCCGCCGACCCCGACCCCGACACCGACGCCGACCCTCACGGACGACGCGGTCGGCGACGAGGGCACCGGCGAGGAGCCGGCACCGGGCGGGGA
Proteins encoded in this region:
- a CDS encoding GatB/YqeY domain-containing protein translates to MALTEQIQSDLTAAMKARDTATTAALRGVVAAIRNARVAAGQSGDLTDEQTVELLGREAKKRAEAAEAFEGAGRAEQAAKEHAELAVIRRYLPEPLDEAELHAIVDEAIATTGADGMGDLGQVMSAVMPQVKGRADGKQVSALVRARLQA